The following proteins come from a genomic window of Dreissena polymorpha isolate Duluth1 chromosome 1, UMN_Dpol_1.0, whole genome shotgun sequence:
- the LOC127869158 gene encoding uncharacterized protein LOC127869158 codes for MADEPDRIMYSTIHENNTDDDVHQGLTYQDIELLPDLSDAIALAETHNVDYDGLESLSEFKCRLKCHLTLTKSGNLKDKIQRQIADVGKDDKIKRENLCRMVNELKNVFPKKSLTQTIRRQEIVEELLNKDGSTDDIREDCDKRIASLQEKECVILIAGESSAGKSSLLNAILGEEILPSHMLPCTSCITVIKYYAYRNAIIVYRDGHIDKIPNLDKEGLQQLQQRAYFSKANQNKPHADVYAARKEEHDIAEIQVYLPLPMLANGLVLVDTPGIGENEFLENYLMEYIRTHQILGFMYIIMTDNALGIAEDRLVNLMSLIIKSQKSSTDIVKFNPKAALFVCNRWDMVKDEDKDAVRRNAINQLEKTWPEFEPKLAVFFSTMAALREQNVNPGYVTDEFVALLLGLQSLVNVSLDKRIHASYRWMGNVLQRSVHYLRTMVRTLEMSGRERQRKSAEATQKLNVLDRKAGDVVKHLKSEMEYSVRHISDEIKKYLQTTQAARKLSHKYGTKDGELPNMQHASGTWEWVKRHIETAFDNRLNDLLDEWDRETQQISDVEKKLFRQAKLHLSDLESEMTEIEKECHTENLPAALRDSGVFLNNLCRSIEDFEEDLLFDHKVPHKLLSQLSKKITRQIRKKREDLKLKEYENSPSKVAQKQAEKLLDKMLKDKDPRLESFVREFLQRPFNYISRLESKIPSLIDSNKELQGRFEKEVVDEGKERQHYVEMMTRIEKLRTDLVRYGELSVFCNDFENEDIEIVQHFHESKGRNMKRKQSMADLMQANQLSDDTCSTIVPHGQWHIVHIGRIRRGSETEYVVVKLYKVKIDNMQTELAKLRCLLHNDVCLAEFLGVHHQPDFMTPALIFSGKLQSAHNYTRTHPDVNKPKLLEEVLTGLQYIHSKGLVHMELSKYSLTVNASGNVQMTGQCLPRTMTADPYNNVSSNVYLAPEVLRGSIYVAHADMYAFAILALEIMDPKKSDDDRIVTLTRQGSKALQAEIMQLELDSRVNEKLTACLNAMEERPSAQIVAATLKFKDRKLSTLAPRNIFARLTLKK; via the exons ATTCAACGACAAATCGCCGATGTTGGTAAAGACGATAAAATAAAACGAGAAAATTTGTGCAGAATGGTCAATGAACTAAAGAACGTGTTTCCCAAGAAATCCCTTACACAGACGATCAGAAGACAGGAAATTGTCGAAGAGCTTTTAAACAAGGATGGATCAACTGACGACATACGCGAAGATTGTGATAAACGAATTGCGAGCCTCCAAGAAAAGGAATGCGTCATATTGATAGCAg GAGAGTCCTCCGCCGGCAAGTCTAGTTTACTGAACGCAATCCTCGGAGAGGAGATCCTACCGTCCCACATGCTGCCATGTACCTCATGCATTACTGTGATCAAGTATTACGCATACCGAAACGCCATTATCGTGTACCGGGATGGCCACATTGACAAGATCCCTAACCTGGACAAGGAGGGCCTGCAACAACTACAACAAAGGGCCTATTTCTCGAAGGCCAACCAGAACAAGCCTCACGCGGATGTATACGCGGCTAGGAAAGAAGAACACGATATAGCAGAAATTCAAGTGTATTTGCCACTTCCAATGTTAGCA AACGGATTAGTACTTGTTGACACTCCAGGCATCGGTGAAAATGAGTTCTTAGAGAACTATTTGATGGAGTACATACGCACACACCAGATACTTGGCTTCATGTACATCATTATGACGGACAATGCGCTTGGAATAGCAGAGGACAGG TTAGTGAACCTGATGAGCTTGATAATCAAATCGCAGAAGTCAAGCACAGACATAGTCAAGTTCAATCCTAAAGCCGCCCTGTTCGTGTGCAACCGCTGGGACATGGTAAAGGACGAAGACAAGGACGCTGTGAGGCGAAATGCAATCAATCAACTGGAAAAGACTTGGCCTGAGTTTGAACCCAAGCTTGCGGTGTTCTTTTCAACTATGGCTGCTCTGCGTGAGCAAAATGTGAATCCTGGGTATGTAACGGACGAGTTTGTGGCGCTCCTTCTTGGTCTGCAGTCACTCGTCAATGTGTCACTAGACAAGAGAATCCATGCGTCATATAG GTGGATGGGCAATGTGCTTCAACGAAGTGTGCACTACCTACGAACTATGGTTAGAACACTAGAGATGTCCGGCAGAGAAAGACAGCGGAAGTCAGCCGAAGCCACACAGAAATTGAACGTTTTGGACAGAAAAGCAGGGGACGTAGTGAAGCATCTAAAATCCGAAATGGAATACTCAGTTCGACATATAAGCGACGAG ATAAAGAAATATCTCCAAACAACGCAAGCCGCTCGAAAACTTTCCCACAAGTACGGAACCAAAGACGGTGAACTGCCTAATATGCAGCATGCTTCTGGCACTTGGGAATGGGTAAAACGACACATCGAAACTGCTTTTGACAACCGCCTAAACGATCTGTTGGACGAATGGGATCGAGAAACACAACAAATTTCAGACGTTGAGAAGAAACTGTTCCGTCAGGCGAAATTGCATTTGAGTGATCTTGAAAGCGAAATGACTGAAATAGAAAAGGAGTGTCACACTGAAAACTTACCAGCTGCACTTCGTGACAGTGGAGTCTTTCTCAATAATTTGTGCAGGTCTATTGAAGATTTCGAGGAAGATTTGCTTTTCGACCACAAAGTTCCACATAAACTGCTGTCTCAATTAAGCAAGAAAATTACTCGGCAAATACGGAAGAAACGAGAAGACTTAAAATTGAAGGAATACGAAAACAGTCCATCAAAGGTTGCACAGAAACAAGCTGAAAAATTACTCGATAAAATGTTGAAAGACAAAGACCCTCGTCTGGAATCTTTTGTCCGAGAGTTTCTACAAAGACCCTTCAATTATATATCTCGTTTAGAAAGTAAAATCCCCTCTCTGATCGACTCCAATAAGGAGCTACAAGGAAGATTTGAAAAAGAAGTCGTCGATGAGGGTAAAGAACGTCAGCACTATGTTGAAATGATGACTCGCATTGAAAAATTACGCACAGACCTAGTTAGGTATGGTGAACTTTCTGTGTTTTGCAACGACTTTGAAAACGAAGACATCGAAATTGTTCAGCACTTTCACGAGTCCAAAGGTCGAAACATGAAACGGAAACAATCAATGGCTGACCTGATGCAAGCAAATCAGTTGAGCGATGATACATGCTCGACTATTGTTCCTCATGGACAGTGGCACATAG TTCACATCGGACGTATAAGGCGGGGAAGTGAAACTGAGTATGTTGTGGTAAAACTGTACAAAGTAAAAATTGACAACATGCAAACGGAATTAGCAAAACTAcg GTGTTTACTTCACAACGACGTCTGTTTAGCAGAATTTCTGGGAGTACATCATCAACCAGATTTCATGACACCAGCTTTAATCTTTAGTGGAAAGCTACAATCTGCACACAATTACACACGAACCCATCCAGACGTCAATAAGCCGAAACTCTTGGAGGAAGTGTTGACTGGTCTACAGTATATTCACTCTAAAGGCTTGGTCCATATGGAACTCTCGAAGTACTCATTAACG GTCAACGCGAGTGGAAATGTCCAGATGACCGGACAATGCCTCCCTCGAACAATGACGGCCGATCCATACAACAACGTCTCTTCAAATGTTTATCTCGCACCGGAAGTACTCAGGGGGAGTATTTACGTCGCGCATGCGGACATGTATGCATTTGCAATTTTGGCGCTCGAAATAATGGATCCCAAAAAATCGGACGATGACAGAATTGTTACCTTAACCAGGCAAGGCAGTAAGGCATTGCAAGCGGAAATTATGCAGCTTGAACTTGATAGCCGTGTAAACGAAAAGCTTACTGCATGTTTGAATGCAATGGAAGAAAGACCTAGTGCACAAATAGTAGCAGCCACGTTGAAGTTCAAGGACCGGAAGTTGTCGACATTAGCTCCACGTAATATTTTCGCGAGACTCACATTAAAAAAGTAG